One part of the Melopsittacus undulatus isolate bMelUnd1 chromosome 17, bMelUnd1.mat.Z, whole genome shotgun sequence genome encodes these proteins:
- the LOC117437106 gene encoding eukaryotic translation initiation factor 1, with protein MSAIQNLQPFDPFADASKGDDLLPAGTEDYIHIRIQQRNGRKTLTTVQGIADDYDKKKLVKAFKKKFACNGTVIEHPEYGEVIQLQGDQRKNICQFLVEIGLAKDDQLKVHGF; from the exons ATGTCCGCTATCCAGAACCTCCAGCCCTTCG ACCCCTTTGCTGATGCAAGTAAGGGTGATGACCTGCTCCCTGCCGGCACTGAGGACTACATCCATATAAGGATCCAGCAGCGGAACGGCAGGAAGACCCTCACCACAGTCCAGGGCATCGCGGATGACTACGATAAAAAGAAACTGGTGAAAGCCTTCAAAAAG AAATTTGCCTGCAATGGTACTGTAATTGAACACCCTGAGTATGGAGAAGTGATTCAGCTGCAAGGTGACCAGCGCAAGAACATATGCCAGTTCCTCGTAGAG atTGGACTGGCTAAAGACGACCAGCTGAAAGTCCATGGGTTTTAA
- the GAST gene encoding gastrin, giving the protein MKVKVCIGLILTIAATACLCRPAAEAPGAGGDPPRSPGSLVRRDWPEPLSQEQKHLISRFLPHIFTELSDHKGYEGMEDLHDLYYPDWMDFGRRSAEDSIDAV; this is encoded by the exons ATGAAGGTGAAGGTTTGCATCGGCCTCATCCTCACCATCGCAGCCACCGCCTGCCTGTGCCGGCCAGCAGCAGAGGCCCCAGGTGCTGGGGGGGATCCCCCCCGGTCCCCAGGCAGCCTGGTCCGGCGGGACTGGCCAGAGCCCCTGTCCCAGGAGCAGAAGCATCTCATCTCCAGGTTCCTGCCCCACATCTTCACAG AGCTGAGTGACCACAAGGGCTACGAGGGGATGGAGGATCTGCACGACCTCTACTACCCCGACTGGATGGACTTCGGCCGCCGCAGTGCTGAGGACTCGATCGATGCCGTGTAG